ACAGGCTTTcggatatcgtggataatctcctgtgctagcatgatattttcggagatgcttcttccttttacaaacccgAACTGATTGAGAGAAATAAGACCGGGGAGAATTTGAGcaagcctgaggcaaatgagttttgatatgatcttattggtgaagttactgagactaatgggtctatagtcagagagtCTGTTAGGGTGATCTACCTTTGGGAGcaagaccaaacaagcatgagaaaagaacttaggcatagcataccctccaaagaaagaagtaaccactgctagtaggtcctccgaaataatctcccagcaagcttggaagaattttccattcataccgTCCGGACCAGCTGCAGAGTTAGGATTCATAGAGAAGACTACCTGTTTCAACTCTTCAatggtaggcgtggcttgaaggctttcattctgagcatctgtgatcattctaggaacgtaattcaagatgttctccggAATCCGAGATTCATCACTTgtgaatattttctgaaaatgatcgCATGCTGCTCTAGCAATGTATTCGTCGCCTTGAATCCAATCCCCTTCTTCGTtggtaaccttgtgaatgaacaatctccttctcctaccacggattaaagcatggaaatacttggtgttagcatctccatccttgaaccaatgtagttgagttttttgtttgagaatgttctcttcaattttaagaaatctgatgtattcggcgttgagagcatgtaattgcatcctgttctcttcattattggacACTAACATATTTTCTTCGGcacttttcaccaattcttcatattccaGCCTTTGGGGGTTGAGGTTGTAAATAATGCTTAGGATAAGGTAtgaagcatccaagctaagctccTAGCAGCTCATAGTCGATAGAAGTAATATAAAGATCATAACATAAGAGACATGGAATTTCAGATTGGTGAGAAAGTTCTTCTtaaagtgtcacccataaaggggCTGATGAGATTCATCAAGAAGGGAAAGCTCAGTCCTTGCTACATTGGCCCCTTTGAAATCCTTGATTATGTAGGGCTAGTGGCTTATAGGTTAGCTTTACTAGCTAGCCTATCTAGAATCCATCCAGttttccatgtgtctatgttcaAGAAGTACCATGGGGATGTTGCTTATATCATCAAGTGGGAATCAATCTTGTTATACAAGGATCTTCAATATAAGGAAGAACATATTGTGATTCTAGATCATGATGTCCGTAAGATGAATACCAAAGAGATTAAATCATCTAAGGCTCAATGGAAGCATCATACGGTGGAGGAAGCTACTTGGAAAATTGAGAAGGACATGCGAGACAAATATCCCTAGTTATTTGATGATTCAGGTACAACTCTATTCTTTCCTTAGCCCAGTATTTCCTAGATTTTTTACTCGAGgacgagtgatgggtaaattggtatataTTGTAATGATATGTTTCCATCGTTATGGATAACCCAATGGGAGAGGAATTTAGGCCAAAAATTTCTGAGTACTGATTAGGGAATTCTGAACCTAGAACAGACTTGGATAAAATCTGAGTCAAGTGAGGTCTAGGGTAATCTGGTAATGGATGGGGGATTAATTCTAAGTTTGATAGTTTGAGTTTATAGCCAGGACGGTAAAGAGCCTGTATGACTTTACAGAATCGAATTTGAGTGAGTAGAACTCCCATAATAGATCTTGGCATGAAATGTTGAATTTAGAACGTCATGGGTTGAAGGTGTGTAGCAAAATGGGTGTTTGGGACACAAATCCcccaaaatgttattttttACAAAACTTTGTTCTTGAGAGCTAAGGGGTGATCTAGGGTAGTTTCTTAtcatttttccatgaattctcgctccaaaggtaagttaattagtCCCACAATCcatatttcaatttttagaaCCTAGAATCATGGTTAATTATCCTTAGGAGAGGGTTTTGGCTTCAAATTAATGGTGGAATTCCCTAGTTGGGTGTTAGGATTATGAACATGGCTAAAGGTTagcattataatataatttggatgtattaggcaattttttttgtagatGTGTAATTGTTTTCAGACCAAGAACAAGTCGAAAGACttcgaaaagggaaagctcaagTTGTTTAGAGTTTCCAAGGTATGGTTtggaggtaggtgatggtttgttTTCCCGTCTGTGTCATACATGCCTGTTAATTTCT
This region of Solanum dulcamara chromosome 9, daSolDulc1.2, whole genome shotgun sequence genomic DNA includes:
- the LOC129903691 gene encoding uncharacterized protein LOC129903691, yielding MEFQIGEKVLLKVSPIKGLMRFIKKGKLSPCYIGPFEILDYVGLVAYRLALLASLSRIHPVFHVSMFKKYHGDVAYIIKWESILLYKDLQYKEEHIVILDHDVRKMNTKEIKSSKAQWKHHTVEEATWKIEKDMRDKYP